The following coding sequences lie in one Mus musculus strain C57BL/6J chromosome 11, GRCm38.p6 C57BL/6J genomic window:
- the Mllt6 gene encoding protein AF-17, whose protein sequence is MKEMVGGCCVCSDERGWAENPLVYCDGHACSVAVHQACYGIVQVPTGPWFCRKCESQERAARVRCELCPHKDGALKRTDNGGWAHVVCALYIPEVQFANVLTMEPIVLQYVPHDRFNKTCYICEEQGRESKAASGACMTCNRHGCRQAFHVTCAQMAGLLCEEEVLEVDNVKYCGYCKYHFSKMKTSRHSSGGGGGAGGGSSGGGGGGSSSASGGGGGTGGGSGNSFLSGRRSRSASPSTQPEKHPTHHEKGQKKSRKDKERLKQKHKKRPESPPSVLAPPAVPTADKVSSATSSSHHEASTQETSESSRDSKGRKSSSHSLSHKDKKLGTGKGSSLQSSPDFAAFPKLEQPEEDKYPKPADPTPPAPPSPTAPEPPKADLFEQKVVFSGFGPIMRFTTTASSSSRARAPSPGDYKSPHITGAGASAGTHKRMPALSATLGPAEEAPETTLKEKKHKASKRSRHGPGRPKGSRGKEGASGPTASLPAAQLAGFTATAASPFSGGSLVSAGLGGLASRTFGPSGSLPSLSLESSLLGAGIYTSNKDPISHGGGMLRAVCSTPLSSSLLGPTGTSALPRLSRSPFTSTLASSSASISTTQVFSLAGSTFSLPSSHIFGTPMGTVNPLLTQAESSHTEPDLEDCSFRCHGTSPQESLSSMSPISSLPALFDQTSAPCAGGQLDSTAPGTTNMEQLLEKQGDGEAGVNIVEMLKALHALQKENQRLQEQILSLTAKKERLQVLNVQLSVPFPALPAALPATNGPIPGPYGLLPQAGSSDSLSVSKSPPGKNSLGLDNSLSTSSEDPHSGCPSRSSSSLSFHSTPPPLPLLQQSPATLPLALPGAPAPLPPQPQNGLGRAPGATGLGAMPMAEGLLGGLAGSGSLPLNGLLGGLNGAAAPNPAGLSQAGGAPTLQLPGCLNSLTEQQRHLLQQQEQQLQQLQQLLASPQLTPEHQTVVYQMIQQMQQKRELQRLQMAGGSQLPMASLLAGSSTPLLSAGTPGLLPTASAPPLLPAGALVAPSLGSNTSLMAAAAAAAAVAAAGGPPVLTAQTNPFLSLPGADASGNGPKGGTADKGASTSQEKG, encoded by the exons CTTGCTATGGCATCGTCCAGGTGCCAACAGGACCCTGGTTCTGCAGGAAATGTGAATCTCAGGAGCGTGCAGCCAGGGTG AGGTGTGAGCTGTGCCCGCACAAAGATGGGGCATTGAAGAGGACTGACAATGGAG GCTGGGCCCATGTGGTGTGCGCCCTCTACATCCCGGAGGTGCAGTTCGCCAACGTGCTCACGATGGAGCCCATCGTTCTGCAGTACGTGCCTCATGATCGCTTCAACAAG ACCTGTTACATCTGTGAGGAACAGGGCCGGGAGAGCAAAGCTGCCTCGGGAGCCTGCATGACCTGTAACCGCCACGGATGCCGACAAGCTTTCCATGTCACCTG TGCCCAGATGGCTGGCCTGCTGTGTGAGGAAGAAGTCCTGGAGGTGGACAACGTCAAGTACTGCGGCTACTGCAAATACCACTTCAGCAAGATG AAGACATCCCGGCACTCCagcgggggaggaggaggagcaggaggaggcagcagcGGCGGGGGAGGAGGTGGCAGCAGTAGTGCCAGCGGTGGTGGAGGTGGCACCGGGGGAGGCAGCGGCAACAGCTTCCTTAGCGGCAGGAGAAGCCGGTCAGCCTCGCCATCCACCCAGCCGGAGAAGCACCCTACCCACCATGAGAAGggccagaagaag AGTCGAAAGGACAAAGAACGCCTTAAACAGAAGCACAAGAAGCGGCCTGAGTCCCCCCCCAGCGTCCTCGCCCCGCCTGCGGTTCCCACTGCTGATAAG GTCTCCTCAGCGACTTCTTCCTCCCACCATgaggccagcactcaggagacctcTGAGAGTAGCAGGGACTCAAAGGGGAGAAAGTCTTCCAGCCATAGCCTGAGTCATAAGGACAAGAAACTGGGCACTGGGAAAG GCTCGTCTCTGCAGAGCTCTCCTGACTTTGCAGCGTTCCCCAAGCTGGAACAGCCGGAGGAAGACAAATATCCCAAGCCTGCGGACCCCACCCCGCCGGCCCCTCCCTCGCCCACGGCCCCTGAGCCCCCAAAGGCTGACCTCTTTGAACAGAAAGTTGTCTTCTCTGGCTTTGGGCCCATCATGCGCTTCACCACCACCGCCTCCAGCTCCAGCCGGGCCCGAGCCCCTTCACCTGGAGACTATAAGTCTCCCCATATTACCGGGGCCGGGGCCTCAGCAGGCACCCACAAACGGATGCCCGCACTGAGTGCCACCCTTGGACCTGCTGAGGAGGCCCCTGAGACCACCCTGAAGGAGAAGAAACACAAAGCCAGCAAAAGGAGCCGACACGGGCCAGGCCGACCCAAAGGGAGCAGAGGCAAGGAGGGTGCTTCAGGCCCGACTGCCTCCCTCCCTGCGGCTCAGCTCGCTGGCTTCACTGCCACTGCGGCCTCACCCTTCTCTGGGGGCTCCCTGGTCAGCGCTGGCCTGGGGGGTCTGGCCTCCCGTACCTTTGGGCCTTCAGGAAGCTTGCCCAGCTTGAGCTTAGAGTCATCTCTGCTGGGGGCAG GCATCTATACCAGTAATAAGGATCCCATCTCTCATGGTGGAGGGATGCTGCGGGCTGTCTGCAGCACCCCACTCTCTTCCAGCCTGCTGGGGCCCACAGGAACCTCAGCCTTGCCGCGCCTCAGCCGGTCCCCCTTCACCAGCACCCTTGCATCCTCTTCTGCTTCCATCTCCACCACTCAG GTGTTTTCTCTGGCTGGCTCAACCTTCAGCCTCCCTTCATCCCACATCTTTGGAACCCCCATGGGCACTGTTAACCCCCTCCTCACCCAAGCGGAGAGCAGCCACACAG AGCCAGACCTAGAAGACTGCAGCTTCCGGTGTCACGGGACCTCCCCCCaggagagtctctcttccat GTCTCCCATCAGCAGCCTCCCTGCGCTCTTCGACCAGACGTCGGCGCCCTGTGCGGGTGGCCAGTTAGACTCCACAGCCCCCGGGACAACCAACATGGAGCAGCTGCTGGAGAAGCAGGGTGACGGAGAGGCTGGTGTCAACA TTGTGGAGATGCTGAAGGCCCTGCATGCGCTGCAGAAGGAAAACCAGCGGCTGCAGGAGCAGATCCTTAGCCTGACAGCGAAGAAGGAGCGGCTCCAAGTCCTCAACGTGCAGCTCTCCGTTCCCTTCCCCGCCCTGCCTGCTGCCCTGCCGGCCACTAACGGCCCCATCCCAGGGCCCTATGGACTGCTTCCTCAAG CTGGCAGCAGTGACTCCCTGAGCGTCAGCAAGAGCCCTCCCGGGAAGAACAGCCTCGGCCTGGACAATTCCCTGTCCACCTCTTCCGAG gacccacactcAGGCTGCCCGAGCCGCAGCAGCTCTTCGCTCTCCTTCCACAGCACGCCCCCACCGCTGCCCCTGCTCCAGCAGAGCCCGGCTACTCTGCCCTTGGCCCTGCCTGGGGCTcctgccccactcccaccccagccaCAGAACGGGCTGGGCCGGGCGCCTGGAGCAACGGGGCTGGGAGCCATGCCCATGGCTGAGGGGCTGTTGGGTGGGCTGGCAGGCAGCGGGAGCCTGCCCCTCAATGGGCTTCTGGGAGGGTTGAATGGGGCTGCTGCTCCCAACCCCGCGGGCTTGAGCCAGGCTGGCGGGGCCCCCACGCTTCAACTGCCAGGTTGTCTCAACAG CCTGACAGAGCAGCAGAGACACCTCCTTCAGCAGCaagagcagcagctgcagcaactGCAGCAGCTCCTGGCCTCTCCACAGCTGACCCCA GAGCACCAGACTGTGGTCTACCAGATGATCCAGCAGATGCAGCAGAAACGGGAGCTGCAGCGGCTACAGATGGCTGGGGGCTCTCAGCTGCCCATGGCCAGTCTACTGGCTGGAAGCTCCACCCCACTGCTGTCCGCGGGCACCCCTGGCCTGCTGCCCACAGCATCAGCCCCACCCCTGCTGCCTGCTGGAGCCCTGGTGGCCCCTTCACTGGGCAGCAATACAAGTCTAATGGCTGCAGCGGCTGCAGCCGCAGCGGTGGCGGCGGCAGGCGGACCTCCAGTCCTCACTGCTCAGACCAACCCTTTTCTCAGCCTGCCTGGGGCAGACGCCAGTGGGAATGGCCCCAAAGGAGGG ACCGCTGACAAAGGAGCCTCAACCAGCCAGGAAAAAGGCTAA